The window TCAGGCTGATGTCCTATCAAACCTCGATGTGACACTGTTGGCATGCCACTAGTGTCGACATTTGTGCTGCCAAACTCGTCAATTAATTTCTATTTTCTAGTATTTCAGTATTTCAGAAAAACCTGATGATGAAGGTTAATGCAAATATTGCAATATTATCTCCCGTCCTCTCCTGGACTGTTGGACATAGGAACACACGTTCTTCTGCACAATGGGGGGCAAATCTGTTGGACGACATCATACTTATTTGAGTTGTTTCATTAAACCAGTTTCCATCTCTTTGCTTTGGCAGTACAAACTGAAGTGTGATCTAGTCTGAAGTAATTACGGCTGTATGGTTAGCTCAGTGCCTCAGTAGTAAAACTTCATATAAATCTATGTTTATAATCTTATCTAGTTGAGCTTGAGCCAGTCCTGAAGCAGATATGTCTTCATTAAGGGCATGCTTTCGAGGAATTGATGTACAATACAAAAAGTATCAGTAACAGTTTCCCTACCATAAGGGTAATACCGCGTTGCTTGATTATCCATCCAACTGAACAGGCATAAAATCCCAGTGTCTCTGTATatgatttttttgaacttatgtGTATAAATGCATTCAACACCTCTCGGTTTCTTTGTTATCAGGTATACTTGTATGGAGGCCAAGTAACCTCTTGGAAAAATAACTCTGGAGAACAACAGCTATTTCTCAGTAAGAAGGTACTCATATATTTAGTTTTGATAAACGGATATTCTGTGGACCAATTGTTCTCTGGAGCGCCTTCTGCATTCATCTTTTGCCTAtacttcatcatgcatttcaatttttttcctttgCAGGCTTCTTTCAAACCACCAAAAGCGATTCGTGGGGGCATACAAATTTGTTTTCCTCAAGTATGCTCCTCCTGCTGTTAGTAGTCTAGTTATGCTTTTCCAATATATTAGTACCCAAATGAGCATTACCATCATGCAGTTAGGGAACCACGGAGTTCTTGAACAGCATGGATTCGCGAGGAACCGACTTTGGAGTGTTGATGAGAGTCCTCCTCTTCCAGATACCACTTCTGATTGTCATATTGACTTGATACTCAAGCAGTCTGAAGAAGATATGAAGACCTGGCCACACAGGTTTGTGTCTAGTAAATATTAAATTCCTTGTTCCCATGTTAAATTGATGATGTTGATTATCCTTACATTGCAGTTATGAACTTCGTTTGCAAGTTGCTCTTAGTCCGAGGGGAGATCTGATCCTCACATCTCGAATAAAAAATAAGAATGCTGATGGCAAGCCATTCCAATTTACTTTTGCATACCACACATACTTTTCAGTCTCTGATATCAGGTACCTTTTGGAATGTTACTTTATTTCCTAATTTTTTTGTTTGTATTAACTTGTATTTGTATTTCCTGAAATTATTTTGTTGGGAAGGACTGACTGTACCTTCTATAGCATTTTCTGTAGTGCTGAGTCATGTTGAATGAGCCATTTTAGGATTCAATACTTCAGCACTATTTCAATTGCAGAATAGATACACTTGTGAATGAACAACTTGGCTATTACACATTTTTTTTTACTTAGGCACTATTTTAGGATTTAATATTTTGTTCTCTGAAGCATGTGTTTCACATTCCAGCGAAGTACGGGTTGAGGGTTTGGATACCTTGGACTATCATGATAATCTACAATCTAAGATTCGTTGTACTGAACAAGGCGATGCAGTTGTATTCGAATCTGAAGTAAGCTTTGTATATGCTTCATATTATGGGGCCACTGTGGTAAGTCACTAACTGTGTTGAACGTTGATTATGAAGGTGGACAGGATATATCTAAGTGCCCCACCCAAGATTGTGACAATTGACCATGAGAAAAAAAGGACATTCGTATTAAGGAAAAAGGAACTTCCTGATGTTGGTGAGTTAGCTTCATTTTTCTTTCTAAATTGAGCACACTCCATACTATGGAAACATGAGTGGTTACTTTGGCATTTGATTTTGTTTACTTCCATGGTCTGTCGTCGTTAAATACTCGGTTGGTGGGCATGTGCCAGTGCCAATCCGCCCACCAGAGTTAGACTCTGCATGAGGTGGAATGTATTCTGCGCCGTGCGGTGACTGGTGTCAGGTTGTTTTTCTCTAAACGATGCCACCAGGTGCTAGTGCCTGGTTGGTCGAGTTGTTTTTTGTGGTGTGTCATCGCTATATTTCCTTTGATTGCAGTTGTTTGGAACCCATGGGACAGGAAAGCAAAAGCAATGCCAGATTTTGGTGCCGAGGAGTACAAGTGCATGCTGTGTGTAGGGGCTGCACGTATTGAGAAGCCAATTACTTTAAGGCCTGGTGAAGAGTGGCAAGGAAGGCAGGAAATTTCCCCTGTGCCATCCAGTTACAGCAGTGGACTGTTGGATCCTGAAATGATTCAACAGATGCAACGTATCTAGATCTTTTGGTGGTTGAAATGCTATGTAAGTGTTCTGTGGTATTGCCTAGCGTAGTCTGTTCTGAACTTTAAGCTTAGATCATTGCATGTACTTCACCTGCTTACTTTTATTATTCATGAACTCCATTTACGAAATATTATGATGGGCTGGTTGCTACAGAATAATTCATGACTGGATAGTGAATGCTTGAGTAtgttttaaaattaattttactAGTTTTTAGCGCAGTAATTGAAATAGTTTTAAGAATGGGATCAAGTATCTCTCATATCAAAGTATTTTATCCTAGCAGAACTTAGTATTCTCATTTTGCCAGCGCTCCTTCAAATGATAGTTTGTTATTGCAGAGAATACGGCTGAAGAATGATTTGCGCATCTTTAATATATTTCCAATTTTGGTGAACAGCATGCCTTTTATCATGGTGTTCGCGAGAACTTAGGGTCCGAGTTTGATTTGCAAACTATCAGCAATTTTGATTCATACAAGATGCTGTAGTTATAGAAAGATGCCTTGTGGGTTGAACCAGTATTAGCTGTTTGGCTTGCACCAAAATAGTTTTTGTTAAAGAAATTCTGCGCTTGTCTAATGTTCACTTTTCTTTGGCTGCAGGAAGTCTCTTCAGTGTCAATAAGATAATCTGAATGTTCTTCATCCAACTTCCAGCTTTCTTTTTTGTGTACAATTCCAAAGTAGCCTGTGGTTTTTCTGGAGCAGCACTGGAGTTGAAATCTCCATCGTGATTTAAAGGAGACAGAGAATTTTTGTCTATCTTTAGGGACTTTATGTACATTCATAATCAGTCACTTTACATTACACCATTTTTCCCCCTATTATAGGAAGCTGATTTGAAACTGCACAAATAGTATGGTGTCAATTTTGAGTTGTCTCGTGTCATATTACAGCACTTTACCCGTATGGtgtgtaatactccctccgttcactattaTAAGAGGTTTGGATATTTGAATATGGctacatacggactgaaatgagtgaacaaacacactgaaACATGTCGACATACATCTGATTCAGAAAAAAATTAGAACATATAATACTGAGCGGAAGGAGTATTTGTGTGTTTACTATCCCTTttctgttattttgagaaaacgggGAAAACAGAGCTGCTATTCTATTTAGTTACAAACTGTTGCCTCGCATCAAATTCAGGTATAATGAGATGAGCCCTAATTCTGATTTTAAATGTATAGTATATGCCTATTCCATGCCACAAGCACACAAGATCAGAGCTTGAAATTTGTAGCATCGTCACACGGATTAAGCCACAGTCTGCCGCCTTTGATTCATTCCACAACAAAGCAGGGAAAGCAATACAAACAGCAGAAGCCAGCAGGCGAGATGCCCCTGACCGATTCTTCCCAGCCCCATCTAACATCTTACAGGTGAACATCATTCTCTGTACATCTCACCAGATGGTAGCAGCAGGCTTATTGGAGATTATTAGATGGCGCAGTGTCGCTTTATCTGCGCCAGAGTTCAGTCGCGGGGCTCACCGCGCCACGCATTTTCCGACGTTCCAGAACGACGCCCTCCAGAACGTGGCCCGCCGCCGCGGCGGCTTCTCAGGCGCCGCCGGCCTGTGGCCGAGGGCATGTTTCTCCGAGCTCAGCATGTTCCACATCACCTGAACATCGTCGTATCCGCAGGTTTGCACGTCCCTGTGCAGGTCCACCACCCCTGTGCTCCCTGCGCCCGGTTTGCCAACAAAAATGGTTAGTGTTGTTTCCTAGTAGAAAATACAAGCTTTCATGTGGTAGAAAATGCGTCGCTCCTAGTTTTGTAAGACTACATTTGGCTAGCAAAAATAATAAAATGAGAAATTCAAAGTACCCAAACACTGATAGTCTATAAAAAAAACCTGTTCATTGGCTTAGTACCATGTATATGTCCAAATAGGCCGTTATAAGCAAAGGCAGCATAGGTTTAGTACCAGCAGCATTGTAATGCTCGCCCTTGATTTTACTTTATGCATGGACCTGTTCTTTCCTTGGCACATTTGTCTATTTATATTTCGGGAAAACATATACTACTGCTGCTGTAATTTTATAAGAACTATAGTATACAAAGTGCAGCaacttagttcaaatttgaactgaagcCATGGCAGgggtattttgaaacggagggatagTACTAGTCTTCCCTTTATTGGGATCGATCGAGGAACTAACGCAAATTAATTCAGAGATAATTCGTTGCAGAAACGATGGAGGTCGGTTTGCTGGGCGCTAGGTAGCTGCACTTACTGCGGTTCTGCGCCCGCCGCGCCACGGCGAGCCAGGCCCGCCGCACCGGCGCGACAACCCTCTCGCGCCACCATGCCATGGTTGGCCGGCGACGAAGCGCGGCGCGACCTGCTCCCTTCCTCGTAGCCCGCCACGGACAACTGACAGCtagctctctctctgtctctctgcgaTGATGCTTCCTGGGCGCCTTCTAGCCATTTCCGCCGGTAGCCAGGCCTTATATAGTACGGGGTCTACTACTACTGTCTGCTGCTGGCGATCGAGTCCCACGGGGACGGGCCTGTGATCTCTGATCGGTTGGCTGCGGTTCGGCCCGGATTCGATGAGATTCGCTTCCCGGGTCCATGTGATTCGTTTACAGGGTCGTCGGGGCCTCTGATTGGGCGCGCCGTGCGTGCGATCGCCTGCGCATGTGCCGCGGATCGCCCGTGGAGGTTCACGTGGCGCAAATGCGCTGTACTAGGAACGACTGCGGGtttttttttttggtttatttagacaaggtttttccttttttgttggaaCCGGGCGCTAATTAAAAAGCGCtcattcgggagcctcgcaacgatcaccgCCACTTGGCACACTCTCAGTCATTCGTCACGTGTCGGGTGCTCcctccaaattttgttttttttattttttcgcacgcgttttctgCTTTTAAAACGGTTTTTGCCGGGtctttttgacgttttggtttttcaccggtctttcCTAACTTTTCGACAAAAAAATTTGCGCAAAAAAACTTTTTTTTTTCCGCGAAAGCCAcggtttgcttccgcgagaggcacagttttgctttcgcgaaaaacacggttgtgctttcgcgagagtcacggccgtgcctcttgaaaaCGGGAAAAAACacggtttttgtttttttcctttcgcgagagtcacgattttgctttcgcgagaggcacggttgtgctttcgcgagagtcacggttgtgcttttgtgagagtcatggtcgtgcctccccgaaaacaaaaaaaatgggttttctgtttttttcacgagaggcacggttatgATTTCATCagaggcatgggcgtgcctcttTTAGAAAGGGAAAAAATCTATGCTTCCGGTTCGATTTTTTCGTTtggtttttttgtgaaaaaaagttcgtcaaaacctatcaacattggatctagttttgaagatcttgacgcgaggaatccaacggcgaaagtggttcaagatttggacgcatggtttaagagataaaacattttgaataaacggatctacgaaaaaagggaaaactcccaggttgcaacAAATGGCGCACATTCAACCGGAAGAAGTTAAAATGATCTTCGCAGGGAGTACTCGGCCATCATAGAGATTTTGTTTCTGGACACGGACGGGCGCCAGACTAGCCCATTGGTCTGGCCTGGCAAAGGCTTACCGCTCATCGATCCCGGGCCTCGTCTATCCAGAAGGACAACGCACCAACTTTTGGGCCCGATCCAGCGCGCGAACAGCCCCGATGCCGGCCCGTTTCACGCAAAAAGGTTCTCCCTCTGACGAAAGATCAAAAAATAAACGAGGTGGAAAGAAATTCTGCATCCCGCGACTGACTCCCACCACTGCACGTCCACACCGGTCATCTGTCCTCCATGCTCTTTACTTTTCACCTGCCTCTGCCTGCCAAGTGCACGCGAGACAGATTGTCAAAAAAAAAAAGTGCACGCGAGACACATCCACCATTCCTGGCAGAGCGCCGTAGAACCCGAACCCGAGCCAAACGACCAGGCCAGGTCGGTCGGTCTTGCTTTGATGCTTCTTTCATTTAGCAGCAGGCCCGCTCGTTTACTTACGTAGGACCCTCCGTCTTCTGGCTCCTCCGTGTTCATCTTTATCTTCTTTACAGGCAACGACGAACGCAACCAAGCGCGGGCAGAGCAGAGCACCCTGGCGCTACACGAGAATAAAAGCGCAGCGTGCACTGCCGCTGCCTTCTTCTCGGTCGACACACTGGCAGAGCCCGGATGGCCAGATGCAGTTGGTCCGGATAAGATGGCTGACGTGGATCGGGCCAATTAGTAAGTTGCGGCAGTGGTGCAGCCTGGAAGACGAAGTTTTGCATGCGAGTGGATTCGTTGATTCAATCGCACGGCAACGCCGCATCGTTCTGCTTTCTGCGTGAGGTTGGGTCTTCCAGGCGTGAAAGTGATTAagtgttttttttttaaaaacaagAGAAAAGGCTTGCCATTTCCATTAATAAAGAAGAGGGTTTAAAACAAGGATCCCTGGAGAGGGTAAAGAAAGTCCATCTCTCTCGCGGCATTACAACGCCCAAGTTATTCGCTCCCGCCATCACCCATAATCTAACTTCCTTCTTAATGTTTCGCACTAGCACCGTGGTGGGGGTTGCCGAGTTGCGAAAAACTCTCGCGCTGCGCTCCTTCCAAATCTCCCAAGAGACGAGCATCAAAAGGACGGTCATCGCTGACCGCGAAGGGGCCCTCGATGGGCGATCCGGAGCCACCGGTCTTTCACCGAAGTAGCAGTGCTCCACTCCGTAGGGATGACGTCTTGGAGCCCAAGCCATTGGACAACGTCGCACCACACCCTTACAGAAAAAAGACAGTGGCAAAGAAGATACATGGAGGATTCTACGGTTTGCTTACAGAGGGGACAAAGACCGCAAATTGGCCATCCACGGCTCAAGTCTACCAGCAGTCCAAATTCTATTTTGCATCACGAGCCAGGCGAAAAATTTGCATTTCGGCGGTGCCCAAGATTTCCAAACAGTCACATGCATGGGCGAGCGTGTGTCCTTCAAATTGCGCATTGTAGGCTGACTTAGCTGAGTAGGTGCCGTCCATAGTGAATTTCCAAGTAATCCTATGAGAGGCATCAGCAACAAGATGAGTGGCACCGATGTTCTCCCAAAGGGAGGCGAATTGTTGAATGTGTTCCAGGGAGAGACCTTGGTGCAGATTAATTTGACTCACCCATAAGTTGTTTTGCAAGGCTTCCTGAACCGTCGACTTTTTCTTTCTGGAACACTCAAAAATTTTGGGAGCAACATCTTTCGTCCTCCAACCGTCAAGCCAAGAGGACTCCCAAAAAAGAGTAGTAGCTCCATCTCCAATGGTGACGGTCGTGGCTGTGGCGAAGAGGACCTTGTCCACCTCGGTACATGGGTTTTCCAGACCAATCCAGGGTTTCGATGGTTCGGTCCAACGGAGCCAAAGCCATCTAATCCTAAGGGTCGAAGCGAATTTCTCCAAATTTAGAATCCCAAGGCCTCTGAGTGATTTGGGCTTGCACACCAGCTCCCAATTCACTTTACTCTTGCCACCTGACACCTTTGTCACAGCCAGCCCACAAGTAAGCATGATAGAGCTTGTCAATATATTCCTGGACCTCAGCCGAGAGCTCTAGCGGTGTCAGAAAGTAGATGGCAACGAACTGTCACTAACTGACGAGAACAACAAATGCTAGTAGCATCTGCCCCTCCGTTCctgaatactccctccattcaacgGAGAGAGTATGAaataaaatgaatgaatctacgctttacgctttaaaatatgtctatatatatccatatgtaACTCGTGTtaaaatctctaaaaggtcttttatatatatttagaaacggaggcagGGTTACGGTAATTTTCCTTCTGAATATGCTTACTTAAACCACTCGCTTGGGGATTGGGAATGTGGCTAAGTAGATATGattcttcttcttttcttgtctTTTAAGTTTACTATTGGGAAGTGCATGACCAGACTGATCACAACAGCTACCATTATCTACAGATAAAAACTAACTACTCAACTTTTAGCTACGTGCAAGGGGCACTTTTCTAGCTAGATGAAGTGTGAGCGGGGTGCAGGTTGGGATGGCATCATCTTCGTCGCTCGTCAGTGTACGCATCCATGCACGTCCTGATACGCCGAGAGTACAGACATGACGATGCAACGGAGGCAGTGGAGAATTTAAGAGTGTTCAGTGGAAGCTGACGCGAACTTAATTACACCCGCGTTGCAACGAAACCGGTCGGAAGTTTCCTCGTTCTATGCATAGTTGACGCCCTTGACCGGTTGACGCTCACTGCATGAATATGCGTGCAAGTTTTTGTTCTCCATTTTttttaaggctggtcatagtgggaagtaATTTAGACTAGTAACCTAGTATGTGTTACtatctctatagtgcatagtagtaTCATAGATTTGTATCAtagatgagctcgggtgcagattagccgcgtcccacatttattatgttacggtatctatctatgttactatgatcatctctctcttctttaattgcctgtcacataagcatgtttgtgagTCCCAAGTGAATGatgctacttatgttactcccatcaTGGCCAGCCTAACTCGAATTCAACAGGAAGCGGCACCTAGTGGGAGACCGTCGGTGACCGTTGGAGCAACTCTAGTAGAGTTGTTGTATATGTCATCATCGCCTGCCCTTGATTTCTTTTTAAACGAGTAATACATTAGTCTCTACATCAAACAATGCACATAACTATTTTATTAAATAAAGTCATCGGTCCTTAATCGTTGTGTGCAAACACAAAGTCACTACAACATGACATTAAAAAATTCTACTCTCTCAAAATAGATTTGCAACACTATTTTTGGGTCAGATGGAGAATTTTTCTTGTAGGGGCAATTGAAGCTCCAATTAGTCTAACTGAACACATGTATCAACACGATAACTTGATATCAATTATATTTGTTGGCCAAGATATGTCGTTTTACATGTAATAGTGATTTAAAATATTGTTTAaagacattttaaaaatataagcaATGTGGTTATTCGAGCGACATTGCTACCTTGTAACCTATATTAGTTGGTGTATAGTGTTGTATATTCTTCGTCCTCCACCTCATCgccgttctcctcctcctccttcaagaGATATTCGTAGTATGCGTAAGGATCAAACTCATGAGCGGCATCcgtgagcagccgctcctcctcctcgtcaaTGAGTGTGGGGCTGAACTCTTGGAGGATCAGCTCCTCGTTGCAAGCTTTGAGGGCggagagccatggcatgatgttgaTCGCGTCATCGGGCTCCGACACTGGCTCGACGTGGACGTCGTCGTTCACTTGGAGGAGGGGGGCGATGGGGACGACATCCACTTCCTCCTTCACCCGAACAAGGGGGTGGACCCTGGTGCCTGTTGTCGCCACCACAGGAAGCACTGGATCCCCCACGACAGGCATATCCTTCGTGGCAGCCAAATCTGTCGCCGCCCACGGGCGAAGAATTTAGCGTCTGCCGCAACTAGTGCGTCTTGGGGAGAGTTCTCGCAGGCGTGTGGCGTCTAGACGGGAGGTTACGCTCCACCACCAAGTTGAGCCAACAGGCTACGTTCTTGCGAGGCAACATTGTCGCAAATGATGGAGGaaattttggggaaggaggcatatAGTGCTTTGGTGAATGGTAC is drawn from Triticum dicoccoides isolate Atlit2015 ecotype Zavitan chromosome 6B, WEW_v2.0, whole genome shotgun sequence and contains these coding sequences:
- the LOC119325557 gene encoding putative glucose-6-phosphate 1-epimerase isoform X1 — its product is MAGRASSVERVKERATGLDKFVLREARGSSAEVYLYGGQVTSWKNNSGEQQLFLSKKASFKPPKAIRGGIQICFPQLGNHGVLEQHGFARNRLWSVDESPPLPDTTSDCHIDLILKQSEEDMKTWPHSYELRLQVALSPRGDLILTSRIKNKNADGKPFQFTFAYHTYFSVSDISEVRVEGLDTLDYHDNLQSKIRCTEQGDAVVFESEVDRIYLSAPPKIVTIDHEKKRTFVLRKKELPDVVVWNPWDRKAKAMPDFGAEEYKCMLCVGAARIEKPITLRPGEEWQGRQEISPVPSSYSSGLLDPEMIQQMQRI
- the LOC119325557 gene encoding putative glucose-6-phosphate 1-epimerase isoform X2; amino-acid sequence: MYNTKSISNSFPTIRVYLYGGQVTSWKNNSGEQQLFLSKKASFKPPKAIRGGIQICFPQLGNHGVLEQHGFARNRLWSVDESPPLPDTTSDCHIDLILKQSEEDMKTWPHSYELRLQVALSPRGDLILTSRIKNKNADGKPFQFTFAYHTYFSVSDISEVRVEGLDTLDYHDNLQSKIRCTEQGDAVVFESEVDRIYLSAPPKIVTIDHEKKRTFVLRKKELPDVVVWNPWDRKAKAMPDFGAEEYKCMLCVGAARIEKPITLRPGEEWQGRQEISPVPSSYSSGLLDPEMIQQMQRI
- the LOC119325557 gene encoding putative glucose-6-phosphate 1-epimerase isoform X3, with the translated sequence MAGRASSVERVKERATGLDKFVLREARGSSAEVYLYGGQVTSWKNNSGEQQLFLSKKASFKPPKAIRGGIQICFPQLGNHGVLEQHGFARNRLWSVDESPPLPDTTSDCHIDLILKQSEEDMKTWPHSYELRLQVALSPRGDLILTSRIKNKNADGKPFQFTFAYHTYFSVSDISEVRVEGLDTLDYHDNLQSKIRCTEQGDAVVFESEVDRIYLSAPPKIVTIDHEKKRTFVLRKKELPDVVPIRPPELDSA
- the LOC119325173 gene encoding uncharacterized protein LOC119325173 → MAWWRERVVAPVRRAWLAVARRAQNRRSTGVVDLHRDVQTCGYDDVQVMWNMLSSEKHALGHRPAAPEKPPRRRATFWRASFWNVGKCVAR